One Chloroflexota bacterium DNA segment encodes these proteins:
- a CDS encoding PAS domain-containing protein, translating into MMATQDHEQYVNYLKSIINSLEDELLIVDRNYRIIDANDTLLLRRRKSRQEVVGQYCYKISHGQSKPCRSPYHECPVKLVWATGKPTQVTHIHSYDTGGKKQKRYLDIIASPIIDNQGNTAAVIELMRDVTEAKKMELKIAKLHKELQEKDEIRGELLRQIFSIQEEERKRIARELHDETSQTLAGFAANLEAIARMLPDNVERAKAELGKVQALSIDILDEMHKLIYELRPSLLDDLGLVAAARWLAENNLGEAAIAVNFNVTGRQRRMSSQLEATLFRVIQEAINNIIKHARAKNVIISLDFKKYAIRVRIQDDGRGFDVQEAISAKDRPRGLGLLGMKERVELINGKLTIRSHPGGNGTEINIEIPYSSIMPPPITTSSS; encoded by the coding sequence ATGATGGCTACGCAAGACCACGAACAATACGTTAACTATCTGAAATCAATTATCAACAGCTTGGAGGATGAACTTCTGATAGTTGATAGAAATTATCGCATAATAGATGCTAACGACACGTTACTTTTAAGACGTAGAAAGAGCAGACAAGAAGTAGTAGGGCAATATTGCTACAAAATTTCTCATGGCCAATCTAAACCCTGCCGCTCTCCCTACCATGAATGTCCGGTTAAGTTGGTGTGGGCAACAGGTAAACCGACCCAGGTAACCCACATACATTCTTATGATACTGGAGGTAAAAAGCAAAAACGGTATCTTGATATTATTGCTTCTCCTATCATCGATAATCAAGGTAACACCGCTGCAGTTATTGAACTGATGCGTGATGTAACCGAGGCAAAAAAGATGGAGTTGAAAATAGCTAAACTGCATAAAGAGTTGCAGGAAAAAGATGAGATTCGTGGTGAGTTATTACGTCAGATTTTTTCCATCCAGGAAGAAGAAAGAAAAAGAATCGCCCGTGAACTGCACGACGAGACTTCCCAGACCCTGGCCGGTTTTGCGGCTAACCTTGAAGCGATAGCGCGTATGTTGCCAGACAATGTGGAAAGGGCAAAGGCTGAGTTGGGAAAAGTACAGGCTCTGTCTATTGACATACTCGATGAGATGCACAAGTTGATCTACGAGCTTCGTCCCTCCCTGCTGGACGACCTGGGACTTGTGGCTGCGGCACGATGGTTGGCGGAGAATAATTTAGGTGAAGCTGCAATTGCGGTAAATTTCAATGTTACGGGACGGCAGAGAAGGATGTCCTCTCAGCTGGAGGCGACTCTATTTAGGGTTATTCAGGAAGCAATCAACAACATCATAAAACATGCCCGTGCTAAAAATGTCATCATAAGCCTGGATTTCAAAAAGTATGCTATTAGAGTTCGTATACAGGATGATGGTAGAGGCTTTGACGTTCAGGAGGCCATAAGCGCCAAAGACAGACCCCGAGGATTGGGGCTACTGGGCATGAAGGAGAGAGTGGAACTCATTAACGGTAAACTGACCATCCGGTCACATCCTGGAGGCAATGGTACTGAAATCAATATTGAAATTCCTTATTCCTCAATAATGCCTCCACCAATAACAACGTCATCATCGTAA
- the mnmA gene encoding tRNA 2-thiouridine(34) synthase MnmA, whose product MKTKVLAAMSGGVDSSVAAAVLKSEGYDVTGVTMEIWSGEACGIEGRHHGCYGPGEKEDVEDAQKVAQKIGIPLYIFDLREVYKAEVLDYVQQEYLSGRTPNPCIRCNRIIKLGALIEKARDAGIESDFFATGHYARIECDESRRICLLKKAKDQTKDQSYFLSLVSKQQLGRLLLPLGNFSKDKVRELASELGLDVHDKPESQNFISGGYYSLFKAAVQPGPILDGKGNILGQHKGIPYYTIGQRRGLGISSDEAVYVTAIYPERNAIQVGKREELFSDELIASELNWIAVDGLDKPTRVKAKIRYFSKEAAAVLTPLDKDKVHVRFEEPQMAITPGQAVVFYDDDVVIGGGIIEE is encoded by the coding sequence ATGAAAACAAAAGTTTTGGCAGCGATGAGTGGTGGTGTGGATTCATCTGTTGCCGCTGCTGTTCTTAAGAGTGAAGGATACGATGTAACGGGAGTGACCATGGAAATATGGTCAGGTGAAGCATGTGGTATAGAAGGCCGGCACCATGGGTGCTATGGACCAGGAGAGAAAGAGGACGTAGAGGATGCTCAAAAAGTTGCTCAGAAAATAGGAATCCCTTTATATATTTTTGACCTCAGGGAGGTTTATAAGGCCGAGGTCCTTGATTATGTCCAACAGGAATACCTATCAGGCAGGACGCCCAATCCATGTATCAGGTGTAACCGCATCATTAAATTAGGGGCGCTAATCGAGAAAGCCCGCGATGCGGGAATTGAGTCTGATTTTTTCGCCACCGGTCATTATGCCCGTATTGAATGCGACGAAAGTCGGCGAATCTGCCTTTTAAAAAAGGCAAAAGACCAGACCAAGGACCAGTCATATTTTTTGTCTTTAGTATCAAAACAACAGCTTGGCCGTCTGCTTCTGCCCCTGGGGAACTTCTCTAAAGATAAAGTTAGGGAACTAGCTTCTGAGCTCGGCCTCGATGTACATGATAAGCCAGAGAGTCAGAATTTCATTTCCGGTGGATATTATTCGCTCTTTAAAGCAGCGGTACAGCCAGGACCGATATTAGATGGAAAGGGAAATATTTTAGGACAGCATAAAGGGATCCCGTATTACACAATCGGACAACGGAGGGGACTTGGAATATCAAGCGATGAGGCAGTGTATGTTACGGCCATTTATCCCGAGAGAAATGCAATACAGGTAGGTAAACGAGAGGAATTATTCAGCGACGAACTAATTGCATCCGAGTTAAACTGGATAGCAGTAGATGGGCTGGATAAACCTACCAGGGTAAAAGCCAAGATAAGATATTTCAGTAAAGAGGCAGCGGCAGTACTGACTCCGTTGGATAAGGACAAAGTCCATGTGAGGTTTGAGGAGCCACAAATGGCAATCACTCCGGGACAAGCAGTAGTCTTTTACGATGATGACGTTGTTATTGGTGGAGGCATTATTGAGGAATAA
- a CDS encoding Gfo/Idh/MocA family oxidoreductase: MSLYKSLQQREATNKPIRIGVIGAGTFGSMFLAQARRTPGMKLVGIADLDLAKATQTCQEIGWAREAIGYENSAGAINDSASKGKIVLTDNAEQLIKADLDVIVESTGIAEAGTYHAWTAIEHGKHIVMVNIEADALLGQVLNRRAREKGLVYSMAYGDQPAIIDEMIDWARTIGVEVVCAGKGTRYQPEYHYSTPDTVWSYFGFSEEQLSTVKFNAKMYNSFLDGTKPAIEMCTLANASGLVPQKNGLKFPPVGVQNLANVLKPVNDGGILEHSGTVEVVASEQRDGSPVKDHLRWGVYVVFQVTTDHMRRFLAMHDFVKDTSGEYAAAFRPYHLIGLELGISVAKVALRGEETGSAYFFAADVASVAKKDLKKGDVLDGEGGYTVYGRLVRADDSITGSYLPMGLSRSAKLLRPVRKDSILTYQDVELDKSQLSYKIRKILEDDFKPTINK, from the coding sequence ATGAGCTTATATAAATCTCTTCAACAAAGAGAAGCAACAAATAAGCCTATAAGGATTGGTGTTATCGGTGCTGGTACCTTTGGTTCGATGTTCCTGGCACAAGCGAGGCGAACCCCCGGGATGAAATTGGTTGGCATCGCAGACCTTGACCTGGCAAAGGCAACGCAGACCTGCCAGGAAATCGGATGGGCCAGAGAAGCCATCGGTTACGAAAACTCAGCAGGCGCCATCAATGATAGTGCCAGCAAGGGAAAAATAGTATTGACCGATAACGCGGAGCAGCTAATCAAAGCAGACCTGGACGTTATTGTCGAAAGCACTGGAATTGCTGAGGCAGGAACGTACCATGCCTGGACAGCCATAGAGCACGGTAAGCATATAGTCATGGTAAATATTGAGGCAGATGCGCTATTGGGGCAGGTGCTCAATAGAAGAGCCCGGGAAAAAGGGCTGGTTTACTCTATGGCCTACGGCGACCAACCCGCGATAATTGACGAAATGATAGATTGGGCTCGTACCATAGGTGTCGAGGTAGTTTGTGCCGGCAAAGGAACTCGTTACCAACCCGAATACCATTATTCAACTCCCGACACCGTCTGGAGCTATTTCGGCTTTTCCGAGGAACAGCTTTCCACCGTTAAATTCAACGCCAAGATGTATAATTCATTTCTGGATGGCACCAAACCAGCCATTGAAATGTGTACGCTGGCCAATGCCTCCGGGTTAGTGCCGCAGAAAAATGGCTTGAAATTTCCCCCGGTAGGAGTCCAGAATCTAGCCAATGTGCTGAAGCCGGTGAATGATGGTGGCATTCTGGAACATAGCGGAACCGTGGAAGTTGTGGCCAGCGAACAAAGAGATGGGAGCCCCGTCAAAGACCATCTGCGTTGGGGAGTCTATGTTGTGTTCCAGGTAACGACGGACCATATGCGTCGATTTTTGGCTATGCACGATTTTGTTAAAGATACTTCCGGTGAGTATGCAGCCGCTTTCAGGCCCTATCACCTTATCGGGCTAGAACTGGGCATAAGCGTGGCCAAGGTGGCACTTCGTGGTGAAGAAACCGGCTCCGCGTATTTCTTCGCAGCTGATGTCGCCTCCGTAGCCAAGAAGGATTTGAAAAAGGGCGATGTCCTGGATGGCGAAGGTGGATACACGGTATATGGTCGTTTGGTTAGAGCAGACGATAGTATAACTGGAAGCTATCTGCCAATGGGGTTAAGCCGCAGCGCGAAACTACTGCGGCCAGTGCGCAAAGATTCAATTTTGACTTACCAAGATGTAGAATTGGATAAGAGTCAGTTATCTTATAAGATACGCAAAATATTGGAAGACGATTTCAAGCCGACCATAAATAAATAA